The genome window CTTGGCTTTTTGCGTTTCCTTATATAAAGAATTGGATCTATTATTATTTGGAATGGCTAAAAGTTGAAGGTATCAATAAAATTAATCGAGCTAAGCTGAAAATAAAACATGGCTCTTTCACACTTGAAGAGATTGAAAATGAATGGAGATCAAAAATGCATACTCTGAGTGAAAAGTATAATATGATTCATAACGATACAATAATTGGATTAAAACAAAGGCTTAAAATAACTGGTGACGTTGAAATAATGAGAGTCGGAGTCGATTTAAGAGTAGGAGATTGGATAATCGGCGACGTAAATGGTTCTGCATCTATTGCTATTGTTTCAAATTTTCCAGATTTATCTCAAGAAAAGTCTTATGAGACTTTCAATTTCCCGAGTAAAATCTTCGGCTTAGTTATTGAGAAGTATGAGAATGGATTGGGTGCGGTTCAAAGATCAGGAAAGGTTGGCAATTATTATAAGGATCTTGCTAATCTTTCTGATTCTAATAAAAAAGAAATTTATCTTTCAGTTAACGCGAACGGTAAAGCGGTAAATTTACAGGAAATAGATTCACGAAACGTTTCTGTTCAAATTGGATCTATTGTTGAATCTTTTTTAGAAATAAACCCGCGCGTGGCTCATGCCGAAGTCGGTCGACGTGGATTCTAAGTTATTTTCAACTGCACGAAATTACCAGAAAGGTGCAGTTGATTCATTCCCAGCTTGATCCTTGGGTCGAATCAGATTAGTTTAGAAAGTTTCAATAAACGAAAGTCCGAGCAAAATTCGTAATTCTGTGACAAGCAGATCACTCCTCTTTTGAGAAACCGGGCAGAAGTATGATATATTAGGAGATCTCGAATTTCCTAAAAAAAGAAAATTTGGTCGTAGTCAAATAGAATGAGTTGAAGAGAGGAATCAGACTTTTATTCTATTCGGATATATGACTCAAAAGAAACGGAGTTTGGGTTTTCGAGTCATCAATAGTTCGATTCGATTTTTTGAATTCGGATAAGGATACGATGGAAGAAAAAGTCAGTTTTTTTATTTGGAGCGATTTCGCCGCGTATGTCGGCATATCCTTTTCTACCAAGAGGCACAATCATTTTTATCATCAATTCTGTTTTACATCCGAGAAGTCTTTTCTGCTAAAAGGAAAGAGCGGAGAAAATTTTGAATCAAACGCGGCCCTTATCCCATCGGGTATAAGTCACGAGACGACATTCGGTAATAAAAAGTTTACGATATTGTTAGTGGACCCGCTTGTTTTCGAAATTTCTAATACGATTCTCCATGCATTGAATTCCGGATTCCCCGCAATTGATTTAAGCGAATTATTTTCTTCGGAAGATATAACGTTGATTGAGAATAATTTGAAATCACAGCAAAACGATGCGAGGGAAAATATTATCGGTCTATTGCGATCTAAAGTAGGGACCGATAACGCGAAAACGATCGATTCCAGAATCGAAAAAATCCTGCCTTCTTTGCGCACAGAAATGGACGAACTTTCGTTATCGGAAGTGGCAAATTTCGCACAGTTATCTCCAAGCCGATTTCGACATCTTTTCAAGGAAGAAACGGGAATTTCCTTTTCGAGTTATAAACTCTGGTTGAAAACTCAAAAAGCGGTTCGATTGCTGATTACGAATAAAGATATCATAAATGCCGCACATGCGGGAGGTTTTTTCGATCAGCCGCATTTCAGCAGGATTTTAAAAAGGTCCTTTGGACTGAGTCCTCTGGAAATGAAAAAAAATCCGCATTTCGAATTAAAAATTTTTTCCTAATAGCCCCTATATACAAGAGTTCTTTAACGATTTCGGGTAAATTTCTTTCAGTTTTGGAAGGGGATTGGGAATCGTTAAATGAAAATTAAATATTTATTCATCGGCTTGTTATCTGCCGTATTGCTTTTTGGCGCTTTTTTAGCTGTCAAACTTTATAAACTCAAACAATCGGTTCTGGCGTTCGAGAATAAATGGGAAAAACGCGAAATCATTAAACAGAAACGGATCAGTTTTACGGAAACGTTAACCGTATTACCGCTCGTGAATTGGCATAAAAGCGACTCGGCTCTCAAGTCGGAAATGGGTGTTTCATATCTGATTCAAACGGATCAAGAAACGATTCTTTTCGATCTTGGACAAAACAAAGATCAGGAATCTCCTTCACCTTTGGAATGGAATATGAAACTTTTACGGGTTACGCTTGAAAAAATCGATACGATTTTTCTTTCGCATTCTCATTTCGATCACGTAGGAGGGAGAACTTTCGAACGTTTAGGAAGTTTTTCTTTAGGCAATACGCAAGTTTCGCTAAAGGACAAAAAAATCTATTCTCCCGTGGATTTGAAATATCCTGATGCAGTCGTTACCACAATCCATGGCCCGCAAGAAATCGGAACGGGGATTGCAAGTCTCGGACCTATCTCGCGAGCCTTGTTCATCGGCAATATAGAAGAACAGGCGTTGATCGTGAACGTAAAAGGAAAGGGGTTGGTAATTTTTTCAGGATGTGGACATCAAACATTGTCTAAGATCATTTCACGAACGAAAGAGTCGTTTGATACTCCCATCTACGGGATCATCGGAGATTTACACTATCCTATTCCCGACGGCCGGATGATTTTTATGGGATTGAATCTTCAGAGTATATTCGCTTCCGGAAACGGTCCTCTGGATCAGATCACGGAAGAGGATCTTAACTCGGATATCGAACTTTTGAAAAAAGAAAACATAAAGTTATTCGCTTTAGGCGGTCACGATTCAAGTGACGCGGTGATTTCTAGGATGGAAAAAATATTCGGAGAAAAGTATAAGCGAGTTATGATCGGAAGTATAATCGAAGTCGCAAAATAAACGAAGGGATAAGAATAAACTATGAATTTCAAAATGCCTCAAGAATTCAAAACGGCGTATAAACGAGAACTTGAAAAATACGAAGAGTCTTTATTGGAGAATGACTTTCAACAAGCCTGGCATTATCTGGAGAGAGCGCATATCATCGGGCAGTATCACCCGGTGTCGCACACGGGGATTCACTTTCGCATGTTACTCTTCGGTTTCAAAACGGGGAACGCAAAAGAGATTTTAGGTCAGTCGATCCGAATGAGTGTGGGTTGGATCGGAAGTCTTTTAAATAGAATTCCGGTCGGAAATACCGGAAGTTCTTCCGTTCCGATCTTTTCGCCTATGCCGATTCCTGCGGATTTACGTTTGCTGTTGAAAGACGCGGATATGGAAAGCAGAGGTTTAGCGGGACTAAAGTGATTGATTCCTATTTAAAGAAAGCAAGGGACACGTTTCCGGGACTCGCTTTGATCGCGTTCCTCGGTTTGATTTCGGAAAGTATTACCTCCACCTTGAATTTGGGATTCTCTTCAATGTTGATCGGATTGTCGATCGGTGTATTGATTGGCAATTACGTCGGCATTTCAAAAAAGTTTAAGGCAGGAGTGGACTTTTCGGTGACTTCTTTGATGCGAATGTCCGTAGTTCTGATTGGCTTTCGCATTAGCATAGAGGAATTGATCTCCTTAGGCTTTGCTACCTTTTTGCTGGATGTTCTTGTAGTTTTTTTCTCGTTGGGTTTTTCATATTGGATTTCCATAAAATATTTTAAATTCGATAAGGACTTTTCGTGTCTGCTTGCGATCGGTTCTTCGATCTGCGGAGCGTCGGCCATCGTCGCGGCTTCACCTCTATTAAAAACCGAATCTTTTAAAAGTTCGACGGCGATCAGTGTCGTTACCGTTTGCGGAACGATCAGTATGATTTTGACGCTCGTATTTGCGAACTACGATATATTCGGAGCGTTGAATCATGACGATATTGGCGTTCTGCTCGGTGCATCGATTCAAGAAACGGGTCAAGTCGTAACGGCGGGATATTCGATATCCGTAAACGCAGGTGATAAGGCGGTGATTACGAAATTAGCGAGAATCTTATTGTTGGCTCCCGTACTGATTCTATTGAATTATTATTTTTTGAAGGACGGAAATTCGACGAATCAAGGTTACAAATCGATCAAAATACCGGGATTCGTGATTTTGTTTTTGCTCGTCGTTCTTTCCAGTGCGACCGAAATCGTATCTCACGATGCGAGAACTAAGTTATCGGGACTCGGTACATTTTTATTGTTATGTGGAATGATCGGAGTCGGATTCAATTCCAATTTAATCCGAATTGTTCGTTTGGGGTTTAAGCCGATTTACGCGGGACTTCTCATTTCGGGATTTATGATATCCGTAAGTATCGCGCTTATCTTTCTTTTTAAAACGATTTGAAGAGGAATATGTAATTCTTTCATAATATGATTTTGAATTATCAATATCCTTTTATTTCTCGGCAAAGTAGCGCTATTAATATGCGAGAATCAGAATGAACATACTTACAATTTTTATCTTTACAAACAAAAAGGTAATCTAACTTTTAACTTATGATGGCATTCATACAAAAAATTTCGATGAGCTTTTTGCTTGTTTCGATCATTGTTTTGTCCATCAGTTGTAACTCGATTTGCGAATTTGACGTAACGGATTCTTCCGGTTTTGCATATCGGTTCGACGTAACGCCATGTCACGAAACATCCACACCTAAAAGTGAAACGGATTGTGAGTGGGATTCCGGCAGTCTGAATCTTTCCTATAAAGAGAAGTTTTCGCATTCCTTTGCGACACTTTTTATTCTAAGCTATTATCAATCCTTCATCGATTTCGTATTAAATTCAAACGTTCGAACTGCTTTCCTCACAGGAAGAAGGCAACTTGCGTTCGCTTTTGATTCCGATTCAATTTTTATCATCAATACAATCCGTATTTTGATTTAGTCCACGTTTAAAGTCGTCATTGCTTTAAAACGTGGAGGTTTATCGTGTACTCATTTTTAAAAGAAGGATTTTTTAATCCTTTCCAGATCGTCTTTCTAAACGAATATTTATTATCGATATCGACTTGCTTTTCTTTGATGATTCCTTATCCAGCATTCGGAGCGGAACAGGAGAATTCTTCTAAGATTACGATCAATCGTATTGTCGAACTTGCGGAGAAAAATTCTCCGATGCTTCTTTCCTTAAATTCCGATTTGGAATCTTTGTACTTCCGAAAAAAACAGGAAGAGATGACGCAGAATCCGTTCGTTACCGTCGATTACGGTCAGAGAAAGGCCGCAAACGAATCGGGCTCCGAATATTCTCTTCAAATGGAACAACCCGTTTATTATCCGGGAAGAAAGGAATTAAAAAGACTTTTAGTCGATAACGACTCGCGCATTAAGGAAGTGCAGGTTGCCGAAGCGACAAATTCGGTCCGCCTCAACGCCGTTAAGTTCGCATATCGTTATCTTGTCTCCGACATAAATAGAAGCCATGTAAAAGAAAGACTTCGCCGACTTGCTAAGATCGAAAACTACATCCGATCCAGACCCTTTATAACGCCTCAATCCAAGGCGGACGTTTTTATTCTGGAAAGAAGGATTCTCGCATTAAAGAAACATCTCAACGATTTGGAGTTGGGAGCTTCTAAAAATTTTGAGTCCATGAATTTTTTTCTTAGAATGGATTCTCCGCCCGATCTTTCCCTACAGTTTTTCAAAGAGGGAATTCGGATCGATCCCGCCGTTTTGGAAAAGAAAGCGATCGATCAAAATCCGATGATATTGGCCGCTCGCGGCGAATTGGAAAGAGCAAAGACGGAGTTACGAATCGCAAATTTGGAAAAGTATCCGGATTATTCCGTCGTCGGTCAGGTAGGAGAGGATAAATCGGGCGTTGCCAACCGCTATTTCGATGTCGGTTTAAAATTTCGCGTTCCGCTTTGGGATCAGTATCAAAATAAAGTCGGGGCCGCCGAAAAAAATCTGAACGCTAAGTCCGGCGCTTTGCTTCAGCAGGAAAACATCATACGGATGAATCTTAAACAGGCCGTTTTGGAATACGAAAAATCAGTAACGAATATTAGATTATTCGACTTATCTAAACTAAAAAGAGATCGAAAGAGATTTAAACTTCGCGGATACGGAATTCTCCAGATCGAAAATCCAGATTTTAAGTTATTTAGAATTGGAAAATCAGCTCCACGATACGTATCACTCCATTTTGGAGGCGCAACTGACTCACATGGAATCCTTTCTGAATCTTCTCTACATGACCAACGAAAAAGAAATTATAGGAGTATTAAAAAATGCTGAACAGACTTTTGAATACGGTTCTAAATAATTCGATTCTATCTATCGGAATCGTATTATTTCTTTTTATCTATTCGTTTTTTACGTTAAAGGAAGTTCCGATCGACGCGGTCATGGAAGGAGCGACGAGTCGAATCCGGCCTGTTATTATGACTGCGTTAGTCGCATCGTTCGGATTTTTGCCAATGGCCTTCGGTTCAGGCCTAGGTTCCGAAGTTCAAAAACCATTGGCGACGGTGGTGATCGGAGGAATCATATCGTCCACGATTCTAACATTGGTGATATTGCCGGTCTTTTACTATTGGTTGGAAAAAGAATAAGATGAACGTTATAAACGGTATTGCACTCAAAAAAAAGAACTACGTAAGGATCATAAAATGAATCATAAAAGAAACAATCAAGGTGGTGGTGGATCGGATTCCTGTTGTTCTCCGGGATTGCAATCGGAAATAAAAAACGACCGGAATCCTTCCGAATCGGAGAAGTCCTCCGAAAGTTCATTCCGGATGTTTCTACCTGTAACGGTGTCGTTTGTTCTTTTGATCCTCGGAATTACATTTGACGCTTATTTTTCTGAGAGCTTCTTTCGCGGATGGGTTCGACTCGGTTTTTATTTTTTAGCGTATTTGCCCGTTGGATTTCCGGTGATCAAAGAAGCTTTTGAAAATTTGATTCGAGGAGAAGTTTTCACGGAATTCTTTCTAATGAGCATCGCTACGATTGGAGCGTTCTATTTGGAGGAATATCCAGAAGGTGTCGCGGTTATGTTGTTCTATTCGATCGGAGAGGTTTTTCAGAACCTATCCGTTCAAAGAGCAAAATTGAATATTAAGAATTTATTGGATCAAAGGCCCGATCGGGTATTCGTCGTACAACGAAACGAAACCTTTGAAAAAAAAGCCTCGGACGCCTTGATCGGAGAAATCATTCAGCTGAAGCCAGGTGAAAAATTGGCCTTGGACGGAGAACTTTTATCGGATTCCGCAAACTTTAATACAGCGGCTCTAACTGGTGAAAGTAAACCGGATATGAAACGTAAAGGTCAGATCGTACTTGCGGGAATGATCAATCTTACTTCAGTTATCGAAGTCAAGATAACGACCGCGTATCAGAACAGCAAGCTCTCAAAAATTTTAGCTCTTATGGAAGAGGCAACGACTCAGAAAGCGCCTACCGAAACGTTCATTCGAAAGTTTGCAAAAATTTACACTCCGATCGTGGTGTTTCTTGCGATCGGGATCTGCATCCTTCCGTATTTCGTAACGAATCATTATGTGTTCAATGTTTGGTTTTATAGAGCCTTGATTTTTTTGGTGATTTCTTGTCCGTGCGCGCTCGTAATTTCGATTCCCTTAGGATATTTCGGAGGAATCGGAGCCGCATCCAAAAACGGGATTCTGGTCAAGGGTTCCAATTACTTGGATGTGATGGCGACCGTTCAGAACGTAGTCATGGATAAAACGGGAACCTTAACGGAAGGAATCTTCGAAGTTCAGGAAGCGCGCTTTCAACCTCAATTTGAAAGAAAGAAAATTCTGGATTATCTCAATCTAATCGAAAGTAAGTCCACACATCCAGTAGCTACCGCCATCCATAATTACGCGGGAAACATCGATCGGGATTTGATTCTGGAAAATGTGGAGGAGGTTCCCGGTTTCGGAATGAAAGCGCGCGTGGATGGAAAGGAAGTTTTGATCGGAAATTTCAAATTTCTGAATCGAAACGGAATCGAATATGATATCGATCCGGCGGAATTCGTAAATACCACGATTGCCGTATCCGTTGATGGAAAGTTTGCAGGTTATGTAGTTATTTCCGATAAAATTAAGGAAGATTCCAGGAAAGCCATTGAAGAATTGAATTTTTTGAATATACGAACTATAATATTAAGCGGAGATAAACTTTCAGTAGTGAGGTCCGTCGCCGAATCCATAGGAGTAAGGGAATATTTCGGAGATCTTTTACCCGAAGATAAGGTTGAAAAGGTGAAAGAGTTTAAATCTAAAAACGAATCGGTGGCCTTTGTCGGAGACGGAGTCAACGATGCTCCGGTTGCGGCCGTGAGCGACGCGGGAATTGCGATGGGCGGTCTTGGAAGCGATGCCACTATTGAAGTTGCAGATATCGTAATTCAAGACGATAAGCCGACCAAAATCCCGATGATTATAAAAATCGGGAAAGAGACTCAAAAGATTGTTTGGCAGAACATTTCTCTTACATTCTCAGTAAAATTATTAGTTCTGATTTTAGGAGCCGGAGGAATTGCCACTATGTGGGAGGCCGTTTTTGCAGACGTAGGAGTTTCTTTCTTGGCGATTTTAAACTCCATTCGGATTCAAAGAAAAAAATTTTCTTAAACCCGAATGGAATTGGATACCTAGCTTAACCAATTGCTTCGTATTAAAAGCTGAGTATCTTATCGCTGGATTCTATGATCTCGTATAGATCCGCCAAGTTGGAATAACGACAAGATTCTCCGCCGTTTGTTTCTCTGAGATCTAAACAGGTTCCGCATGCTAAAATTTCTCCGTTTCCGACTCGAAAGGAATCTATCTGTTCTTCGACTTTAAATTTTTCGGACTTCAGTTTAACAACTTCGACTCCTGCGCCTAAAAGAAAGATTCTTACGGAGTCTCCCTTTTTCAACGCGTGATTGCCGATTCGAAATGCGTTATATACCGTTTCCGGTTCCACGGAATAAATGACGATGCCGAGTTTCATAGAAGATTCTCCTTCATATTTTGTTTAAACCCAATGCCACAACCACCACTTCTCGAAGAGAACCTTTCCCCAGTGCCAGAGAAAAGAAGGTGCGCGGAGTTGTACGCCTGGCCCAGTCTCGGAATAAAATTTTCCCTGAGCAAAACCCGCTTTTCCGTCTCCCACTTCCAAAAAACAACTTCCTTCACCTTGAAAAATGCTCTGCGGAGTTCGATGATTCAGTTCATCAGAAATTCTGGATGCAACGACTTCGGCTTGAGCATGTGCGAAGACTCCGGCCTTAGGGAGAGGTTTCCCGGATGGTAAAGGAATTGACGTAACGTCTCCAATTGCGTAAACGTTCGGAAGTGACGTTAGTAAGGTATTTGCATTTACCTTTACCCAACCGATTTCGGAAACAATCGGCGAGTTCTTCAAGAAAGAAGGAGGTGTGTGAGCAGGAACTCCGAGAAGCAACTCAAACTTTAAGGATTCTCCATCGGTAAAGATCAGTTCTTTACTTTGCGAATCTATCCTTCCTACCGTTTTACGATTATGGTATTCAATTCCATTTCGTTTTAACATTTCAACCAGTTGAATACCTGCTTCCGGTCCGCCTGCAGACATCGGCATTTCTTCGGGCGTTACGATTTCCACAGTGATCTTTCTTTTTTGTTTCAGGAACATGGATCGAACGAGTAGGGCTATTTCATAAGGAGCCGCCGGACATTTAAACGGAGTTGAGGAAATCATCACCGTTACCTTATTGAATTGAGAAGAAAGCAGTTGCTCTTTTGCCTTCATCACACCTTCCAAGGAATAAAGGTTGAAAGCGTTCTCCTGAAAGCCTGGAATTTTATCTGGATTTAACTCAGAACCCGGTGATAGTATCAGAAAATCATAATGAATTTCCTTCGAATCCGTTTTTACGATTTTTCGTTCCCAGTTGATAGATTGCACCGATTCGGAAATGAGATTTACTCCCTTAGGGCGGATCTTTTTTTGAAAGTTCTCGGGGGATCGTTTCCCCACTAAGGCCCAAATTAGGGACGGGGCGAACGTATGCACGTCGGAACGATCGATCATTACGATCTCTGCATTGCGGTTCTTTTTTCGCAACTCTCTTGCAACTACAATGCCTCCGACTCCGGCGCCGACAATTACTATGCGTTTCATATCAGTTGTCTCCTTGTTTTGTTAAACGAATTCCTTGATTCAAAAATTCCAGAGGACCGTCTCCGATCCGATATGCATCCAAGCCTTTTTTTCGAAGGATTTCCACGGCTTCTTTCGATAAAACGCAGTATTTTCCTCGGCAATAGGCAATGATCTTTTTGCGTTTGGGAAGTTGGTCGAGTTTGGATTTGAGATCGCCAAGTGGAATGGAGAGCGAACCGGGCACATGTCCTGCGTTATATTCGTTTTCTGGGCGCACATCGACGAGAATGACGTCTTTGGAGAGAACTTGTTTTAGAAAATCTTTATAATCGAGTTCGTTTAATTCTCTCTCTCCGTCAAAGAAAGAATCCATTTCCATCTTGATTTCCGCGTTGAATTCGGCTCCTGCCAATGAAATCGTATTGAAGATTTCAAGCCCCGCTTGTTCGATTCGGTAATAGATATTCCTGCCTTCTTTTCGATCCCGCACAAGTCTGGTTTCCTTTAAAATTTGAAGGTGATGCGAGGTTGCCGCCACGCTCATGCCGATTTCTTTGGATAGAAGTTCTACGTTTTTTTCCGCTTGGATCAAAAGATCCAGTAGCTCGATCCGTTTTGGATCGGAAAGCGCCTTTCCATACTTTGCCAGATTGGAGTAGATGAAGTTCTTGAATTCACGGCCGGTTTTTTCTGGTTTCATATTCCCTCAAATATTCAAATATATATTTGAATATTTGATTGACAATGTCAACACTTTTTATTAAAATGGGGGCATGAAAGTCAGAGATAGCGGAATGCCAGAAGCGGCTTATTGGGATACACTTTTTAACGTTCCTTTGATCCTGGATCGGATGAAGGTTGTCGAAACGGAAGGGGAAATCGTAGAATTCGGTTCCGGTTATGGAACCTTTACGCTTTTTCTCGCCGGAAAAACGCATAATCGAATCTTCGCTTTTGAGATCGAAGGTGAATTGGTGTTGGATCTTCACGAAAAGGCGAGTTTATTTGATTTTGCAAATATCCTTCCCGTTGAACGAGACATCATCGCATCGGGAACGGGTTTAGAGGAGAATTCGGTAGGTTACGTAATGATCTTCAATTTATTACACCATGATGATCCGGTTTCGATTTTAAAAGAAGCTTATCGAATTTTAAAACCCGGAGGAAACGCGGGACTTGTACATTGGAATTACGATTCTTCTACCCCCCGAGGGCCTAAAATGGAGATCCGACCTAAGCCTGAAAGCATTTATACTTGGGCGAAAGAAGCAGGGTTTCAAATCGAATCGACAAATCCGATCGACTTGCCTCCGTATCACTACGGGTTTCTTGCTCAAAAATGAGAGCCTTGTGACCCGCATTCTTAAGAAGAAGATTCTATAGAATGCGGTCTCATTCAAAAAGTTAAGTTCAACCTTAGCTCGCGATGATCTCCGGTTCTTTTGTCGCGGAATCAGCTTGATCTTTCTTCGATATTAAATTTGTTTCTTCGTTCTTTTTGGTCGTTAACTCAAGGAACGTCTTTTCGTATTCTGGATGAACCGTTCCAAATAGATAATCCCATACAGTGGAATAGAGTCCGAAGTTGTAACGGAATGTGCTGTGATGCATATCGTGGTTGGTGTTCGTATTCACGTATTTCAGAATCCGATTCGTTCCCATCCAACTTGGAAAAATTTCGTAACCGCTGTGACCCAATACGTTTCTTACGATTTGAAACGTCATAAAGATCATCAGAGCCAAAGGATGGATCGGGAACAAAAACGCCACGATCGGCATAATCATCGCGTGAACCAACGCTTCCCAAGGACTGAAAGAATACGCGGCCCAAGGGGTAGGGGTAACGGATTCGTGATGAACTTTGTGAACGGTTTTGTAAAACAAACGAGTGTGCATGAGTCGGTGAGTCCAGTAGAAGTAAAAGTCCTGGATCACTAAGATTGCGACCGCACTTAAAATCAGATACGTCCAACCGTGTTCTTCGATACGATCGTAAAATTGGAAGTAACCGTATTTTCTCAATAAGAACACGATCAAGGTGACTCCCGTATATACCGTAACGGATGAAACCGAGTATAGAAATTCTCTTCTATACTGAGACTTGTCGGCGGTTCGTTTTTGGATTTTTCTGGATTGGAACGGATGTTTCCAAACGTAGAAGATGAGAAATCCGACGCTTGCGAAAAGAAGATACCGCAGGAAATCGATTAGGAAAATGGTCGGGGTCATCGGAGCCAAATCCGAAATGTATTGGAAGAGTTGTTGTTGAGCGCACATATTCGATCCTTTTTCCCCGAGTCGGGGTTGATGCGCCTATTAGAACACAAATCGCTTTTGTATTCCGATCGATTCCGGCCAAATTCGAATCGATTCCGGATTCGATCAGGTTTTTAGAGAATGTTTTGCTTTCTAAACTCGGTGGGAGTATTTCCCGCAATCTCTTTGAATGCCCGATTGAACGGTGCGAGTGATCCATAGCCCAAGTCCATTGCGATTCGCAACACGGGGATTTCGTTCTTTGTAGGATCGGCGAGGATTGTTTGGGCTTCTTGAATTCTGAAATGATTTAGGAATTCGTTAAAATTTCTGTATCCGAGTCCCTGATTGATGAGCTTTCGAATTTTCTTTTCGGGAACGTTCAGCTTTTGGGCAAGAATCAAAATCGTAAGATTCTCGGTTAAAAAGATTTTTTCTGAATCGAGAAGTCGGTTTAATTT of Leptospira sanjuanensis contains these proteins:
- a CDS encoding sterol desaturase family protein, with translation MCAQQQLFQYISDLAPMTPTIFLIDFLRYLLFASVGFLIFYVWKHPFQSRKIQKRTADKSQYRREFLYSVSSVTVYTGVTLIVFLLRKYGYFQFYDRIEEHGWTYLILSAVAILVIQDFYFYWTHRLMHTRLFYKTVHKVHHESVTPTPWAAYSFSPWEALVHAMIMPIVAFLFPIHPLALMIFMTFQIVRNVLGHSGYEIFPSWMGTNRILKYVNTNTNHDMHHSTFRYNFGLYSTVWDYLFGTVHPEYEKTFLELTTKKNEETNLISKKDQADSATKEPEIIAS